The Pedobacter cryoconitis genome has a window encoding:
- a CDS encoding DUF1800 family protein: MDRKDNFSNIKHLYNRAGFGIAYPDLLQLSKRKISKAINGLFVSPAPGTDLTTVTPDEFKQQQLILSGLNGKKELTPEEKQQREDITKARNEKSRDLNLNWVQRMISTENPLLEKMTLFWHGHFACRANNPFYAQQLNNIQRNNALGSFKTLLMEVSKSPAMLDYLNNQQNKKGHPNENFSRELMELFTLSRGNYTETDIKEAARSFTGWAYNKDGAFEFNPRTHDPQEKTFFGQTGNFDGEAIIDHILAKPETSVFICRKLYVFFVNDTPNEAHVKELATYFYSQQYNITALMQRIFNAEWFYSKENMGNKIKSPVEFLVNLSREFYVTYNKPQILIQLQSSLGQYLFNPPNVAGWPGGKSWIDSSSLMLRLKIPSLVLNDGILDFDGKADPEEEAVIALNKKQKPKPVKSYVNAQADWPKFLSCFPKDMKQTEMAAYLLEPTVGKKISDLVSSNVNLKNTVIAVTSMPEYQLC; this comes from the coding sequence ATGGATAGAAAAGATAATTTCTCTAACATCAAGCACCTTTATAACAGAGCCGGTTTCGGCATAGCCTACCCTGATTTGTTGCAATTGAGCAAAAGAAAAATAAGCAAGGCGATCAATGGCTTGTTTGTCAGCCCGGCTCCGGGAACTGACCTGACCACGGTTACTCCTGATGAATTTAAACAACAGCAACTTATTTTATCCGGTTTAAATGGCAAAAAAGAATTAACCCCCGAAGAAAAGCAGCAGCGTGAAGACATTACCAAAGCAAGGAATGAAAAAAGCCGCGATCTTAATTTGAATTGGGTACAAAGGATGATCTCCACAGAAAACCCTTTATTGGAGAAGATGACACTGTTTTGGCATGGCCATTTTGCTTGCCGCGCCAATAATCCGTTCTACGCACAACAACTCAACAATATTCAAAGAAACAATGCACTGGGCAGTTTTAAGACATTGCTGATGGAAGTTTCGAAATCCCCGGCTATGCTCGATTATCTGAATAATCAGCAGAATAAAAAGGGTCATCCCAATGAGAATTTCTCCAGAGAACTCATGGAGTTATTCACTTTAAGCAGGGGGAATTACACAGAAACCGATATCAAGGAAGCGGCAAGATCGTTTACCGGATGGGCTTACAATAAGGATGGGGCATTTGAATTTAATCCCAGGACACACGATCCACAAGAAAAAACATTCTTTGGACAGACAGGAAATTTTGATGGAGAAGCAATCATTGACCATATATTGGCTAAACCAGAAACTTCAGTCTTCATTTGCCGTAAGCTCTATGTCTTCTTTGTCAATGACACACCTAATGAGGCCCATGTCAAAGAACTCGCGACTTATTTCTATAGCCAGCAATATAATATCACTGCATTGATGCAACGCATATTTAATGCAGAATGGTTTTATAGCAAAGAAAATATGGGCAACAAAATAAAATCTCCTGTAGAGTTTCTGGTCAATTTGAGCAGGGAATTTTACGTTACTTATAATAAACCCCAGATTTTAATTCAGTTACAAAGCAGTTTAGGCCAGTATTTATTTAATCCCCCTAATGTGGCAGGATGGCCGGGAGGTAAAAGCTGGATCGACAGCTCCTCTTTGATGCTCCGCCTCAAAATACCTTCGTTGGTTTTAAATGACGGAATCCTTGATTTTGACGGGAAGGCAGATCCTGAAGAAGAAGCTGTCATTGCCCTGAATAAAAAACAAAAGCCAAAGCCCGTTAAGTCTTATGTAAATGCACAAGCAGACTGGCCGAAGTTTTTATCCTGTTTTCCGAAGGATATGAAACAAACAGAAATGGCGGCCTATTTATTGGAGCCCACTGTAGGGAAAAAAATCAGTGACCTGGTTTCCAGTAATGTCAATCTAAAAAACACCGTCATTGCTGTAACCAGCATGCCGGAGTATCAATTATGCTAA